In a genomic window of Terriglobia bacterium:
- a CDS encoding winged helix-turn-helix domain-containing protein produces MSQAKTRVKRFTFGPYKVDVPAGELRKNGLRIQVQGKSFEALVALLEHPDELVTRQDLRQRLWPDGVSVDFDNSLNSAVNRLRDALRDGARKPRYIETLHHRGYRFIAPVEQVLIVPPRLAVLPFENLNRHPEQDFFGDAVADALTTELGNVSTLRVISRQSVLHLKGTRKTLAEIACDLKADLVVEGCVLVDGDSIRITAQLVQTMPEQHLWSKAYSCRMGDILTMEGQVARDIAEAAQVTLSTAEVGRLSRQRPVNPEAQVAYLKARHYLGQRSLDGFHKGLQCLHLALEKDPTHAPAYAHMALCYSLLGFWGHLPGPEAYPRAQKASLKAIALDDALSVAHWVLGWVSWLHDWDLATCKAETLRAIDLNPSDEGAHVNYAVFLAIVAGDRAKAIAEAKLALDLDPLSLDVNADAAWIHLFVEEYEWARQQARTTLDLFPDALQAWYVLGWSELMHSRFDSAVQAFEKAAAISPDALSIGYLGHAHARAGHLDTATSMLHGLLARLERGYVPAKSLICMYAGLGERDRVIDWLEKAYQDRDPQLFFMGAVRIFGPLAELIQTWTRERLPHL; encoded by the coding sequence GTGAGTCAGGCAAAAACCCGTGTCAAACGGTTTACCTTCGGCCCCTACAAGGTCGATGTGCCTGCGGGTGAGCTGCGTAAAAACGGCCTGCGGATCCAAGTCCAGGGCAAATCTTTCGAGGCGCTCGTGGCACTGCTGGAGCATCCCGACGAACTTGTGACGCGCCAGGATTTGAGGCAGCGGCTCTGGCCGGACGGCGTTTCCGTCGACTTCGACAACAGCCTGAACAGCGCGGTGAATCGGTTGAGGGATGCGCTTCGGGATGGTGCCCGCAAACCCAGGTATATCGAGACGCTGCATCACCGTGGCTATCGCTTCATCGCGCCGGTCGAGCAGGTGCTCATCGTTCCACCCAGGCTCGCAGTGCTGCCGTTCGAGAATCTGAACCGTCATCCGGAACAGGATTTCTTCGGCGACGCTGTGGCCGACGCGCTGACCACGGAGCTGGGAAACGTGAGCACGTTGCGCGTGATTTCCCGCCAATCCGTGCTCCATCTCAAGGGCACGCGCAAGACGCTTGCGGAAATCGCCTGTGATTTAAAGGCAGACCTTGTCGTCGAGGGATGCGTGCTCGTGGATGGGGACAGCATCCGCATTACTGCCCAGCTCGTGCAAACCATGCCCGAGCAGCACCTCTGGTCCAAAGCCTACTCATGCCGGATGGGTGACATCCTCACTATGGAGGGGCAGGTCGCGCGGGACATTGCTGAGGCGGCGCAGGTGACCTTGAGCACGGCCGAGGTCGGGCGGCTCTCTCGCCAGCGCCCCGTGAACCCGGAAGCACAAGTAGCCTATCTCAAGGCCCGCCATTACCTGGGCCAGCGCTCACTGGACGGGTTTCACAAAGGCCTGCAATGTCTCCACCTGGCGCTGGAAAAGGATCCCACCCACGCACCGGCGTATGCTCACATGGCCCTATGCTACTCTCTCCTGGGCTTCTGGGGACACCTGCCCGGCCCCGAGGCCTATCCCCGGGCCCAGAAGGCGTCCCTGAAGGCCATCGCTCTGGATGATGCCCTGAGCGTTGCTCATTGGGTTCTGGGGTGGGTCAGTTGGCTGCACGATTGGGACTTGGCCACCTGCAAGGCGGAGACCCTCCGCGCCATTGACTTGAATCCGAGCGATGAAGGCGCTCACGTAAACTATGCCGTGTTTCTGGCGATAGTCGCGGGAGATCGTGCCAAAGCTATTGCGGAGGCGAAGCTTGCCTTGGATTTGGATCCGCTATCTCTCGACGTCAACGCGGATGCGGCTTGGATCCATCTGTTTGTGGAGGAGTACGAGTGGGCCCGACAACAGGCACGCACCACGCTGGATCTGTTCCCGGACGCTCTCCAGGCCTGGTACGTCCTGGGGTGGTCGGAACTGATGCACTCACGATTTGACTCGGCGGTTCAGGCTTTCGAAAAGGCCGCTGCGATTTCCCCGGATGCGCTTTCCATTGGATATCTGGGACATGCGCACGCCAGGGCGGGCCACCTGGACACCGCGACCTCTATGCTCCACGGGTTGCTGGCGAGACTCGAGCGGGGATATGTGCCGGCAAAAAGCCTAATCTGCATGTACGCAGGCCTCGGAGAACGAGACCGGGTCATCGACTGGCTGGAGAAAGCCTACCAGGATCGCGACCCCCAACTCTTCTTTATGGGGGCGGTTCGCATCTTTGGGCCACTGGCGGAACTGATTCAGACCTGGACCCGGGAGCGGCTTCCGCACCTCTGA
- a CDS encoding winged helix-turn-helix domain-containing protein — protein sequence MPRHDQPHLSYRFNHVVVERDLFRVFKGAQLMSLEPRAFDLLIYLIEHRDRVVEKQELFDQIWKESFVTDDALAQEIKNIRHAIGDAAGTPRYISTVRKRGYRFIADVIIEERRAAVSVASVPSIAVLPFANLSAAPENEYFCDGLAEELLNTLTRVRDLRVVARTSAFSLRNQKLDVHEIGRRLNAATILEGSVQRRGNRVRILTQLISAADGYHLWSEQFDREMDDIFAIQDEIAAAIIDRLKVKLLPSEKSTVVKRYTGSVDAYHLYLRGRHFWNRRFSPGAPEKALEYFQQAIGVDPRYGLAYSGLADYYNLQGIFQFRASHETFPTAKAAAEKALEIDNTIAEAHTSLAYTKMLYSWDWPGAECEFKKALELNPGYPTSHLWYAQYLCAMARFDEAVAEARRAEDLDPLSLSINANVGLVLYWAREYKQAVEQLEKTLELDPDFGLAYVYLAFVLIQQGRYDQAIAAIQKSMEHTGYMPLAISKLGYAYSLRGDKAEAQKVLKEAEAHFEKLGLPSTVLAEIHGGLGDREKFFECLNRAYEERSPLLPWLKIYPEYDTMRSDPRYDELLRRLGLAP from the coding sequence ATGCCACGTCATGACCAACCGCACCTGTCCTATCGTTTTAACCATGTCGTGGTGGAACGGGACCTCTTTCGCGTGTTCAAAGGCGCTCAACTGATGAGCCTCGAGCCGCGAGCATTTGACCTCCTGATTTATCTGATCGAACATCGTGACCGTGTGGTGGAAAAGCAGGAACTGTTTGATCAAATCTGGAAGGAATCGTTTGTCACCGACGATGCCCTGGCTCAGGAAATCAAGAATATCCGGCATGCCATCGGTGATGCGGCCGGCACTCCCCGTTATATCAGCACTGTTCGCAAGCGTGGCTATCGCTTCATCGCTGACGTAATTATTGAAGAGCGCAGGGCAGCCGTCAGTGTTGCCTCTGTGCCCTCTATTGCAGTCCTGCCGTTTGCCAACCTGAGCGCCGCGCCGGAGAACGAGTATTTTTGCGACGGACTGGCTGAAGAACTGCTCAACACATTGACAAGGGTCAGGGATCTGCGAGTGGTCGCGCGAACCTCGGCATTCTCGCTCAGGAACCAGAAATTGGACGTGCACGAGATCGGCAGACGGTTGAACGCGGCCACGATCCTCGAAGGAAGTGTGCAAAGAAGAGGCAACCGCGTGCGCATCCTCACTCAACTCATCAGCGCCGCCGACGGTTACCATCTTTGGTCGGAGCAGTTCGACCGCGAGATGGACGATATTTTTGCGATCCAGGATGAGATTGCTGCTGCGATCATCGATAGGCTGAAGGTCAAGCTGCTGCCAAGCGAGAAAAGCACGGTGGTAAAACGGTATACGGGCAGCGTGGACGCATATCACCTGTATTTGAGAGGTCGCCACTTCTGGAACAGACGGTTTTCTCCGGGGGCACCGGAGAAGGCGCTCGAGTATTTTCAGCAAGCGATTGGGGTCGACCCGCGTTACGGGCTGGCCTACTCGGGATTGGCCGACTATTACAATCTGCAAGGCATTTTTCAATTCCGTGCTTCGCACGAGACATTCCCCACTGCTAAGGCCGCAGCGGAAAAGGCACTGGAAATCGACAATACGATCGCCGAGGCGCACACTTCCCTCGCATATACTAAAATGCTGTATTCGTGGGATTGGCCCGGGGCAGAGTGTGAATTCAAAAAGGCGCTCGAACTAAATCCGGGTTACCCTACAAGTCATCTTTGGTATGCCCAGTATCTCTGTGCCATGGCCCGATTTGATGAAGCCGTTGCCGAAGCAAGACGGGCTGAGGACCTCGATCCGCTCTCGCTCAGCATCAATGCCAATGTAGGATTGGTGCTTTACTGGGCCCGGGAATACAAACAGGCTGTGGAGCAACTGGAGAAAACGCTTGAACTGGACCCCGACTTCGGCCTCGCTTATGTCTATCTGGCATTTGTCCTAATCCAACAGGGACGGTATGACCAAGCTATCGCCGCCATTCAGAAATCCATGGAGCACACGGGATATATGCCGCTGGCGATTTCCAAGCTTGGGTATGCGTATAGCCTCCGGGGCGACAAAGCCGAGGCGCAGAAAGTTCTGAAGGAGGCCGAAGCGCATTTTGAGAAGCTGGGTCTCCCCTCGACAGTGTTGGCGGAAATCCATGGGGGGCTGGGGGACCGCGAGAAGTTCTTCGAATGCCTCAACCGTGCCTATGAGGAACGCAGTCCGCTGTTGCCCTGGCTAAAGATTTATCCCGAGTACGATACCATGCGTTCGGACCCACGGTATGACGAACTCCTGCGCCGCCTGGGCCTCGCTCCATAA